The proteins below come from a single Mytilus edulis chromosome 5, xbMytEdul2.2, whole genome shotgun sequence genomic window:
- the LOC139525111 gene encoding uncharacterized protein, whose translation MKRNNSQGRQYSAGKALGDDLRDLIVHELKESGVHVGNSIPKGIAPKVAEKYKITKQTVHNIWKKYNEDLSVSRRPCAGGRPRKYGIDEIEFVNVLKTERPSVEQNTLRDQLLQYSAISSISTSTVSRIITNDLKMTYKRITHYKKNRFTVRNLQYTQQFLNYVSNKDPFTLKFMDEMGVKLVDGQPVYGHSRKGTPCVDITRYDPHANFTASLIIGITGVKYVKIIEGASDSGEYLQFIGEASQSYTNDGESVFQPGECLVVDNAPTHHNMSERVLRNWLPTVGMEYLFLPAYSPDLNPAEQCFRKVKKLLKSDRFGPVLRQDLKVAVYKAFNEITLMDTRSFFKATEYMNI comes from the coding sequence ATGAAACGAAATAACAGTCAGGGACGTCAGTATAGTGCAGGGAAAGCGCTAGGAGATGACTTGCGTGATTTGATAGTTCATGAACTTAAAGAAAGTGGCGTCCATGTTGGAAATTCGATACCTAAAGGAATTGCGCCGAAAGTAGCCGAGAAAtataaaattactaaacaaaCTGTGCATAATATCTGGAAAAAGTATAATGAAGATTTATCTGTAAGTAGAAGACCGTGTGCCGGTGGTCGCCCACGGAAATATGGGATTGATGAGATAGAGTTCGTCAATGTTTTGAAAACAGAAAGACCTTCCGTTGAACAGAACACTTTAAGAGACCAGCTCCTGCAGTATTCTGCCATTAGCAGCATCTCTACAAGTACAGTATCAAGAATAATAACAAATGACCTTAAAATGACGTATAAGCGTATTACACATTACAAGAAGAATAGATTTACGGTACGAAACCTTCAATACACTCAACAGTTTTTAAATTATGTCAGTAATAAAGATCCCTTCACCCTAAAGTTTATGGACGAAATGGGAGTTAAGCTTGTGGACGGACAGCCAGTGTATGGACATTCAAGGAAAGGAACTCCATGCGTAGATATTACAAGATATGACCCTCATGCAAATTTCACAGCTAGCTTAATTATTGGTATAACAGGTGTTAAATACGTGAAAATTATTGAAGGGGCGTCAGACAGTGGTGAATATTTACAGTTTATAGGGGAAGCGTCACAGAGTTATACAAATGACGGTGAAAGTGTTTTTCAGCCAGGAGAATGTTTAGTTGTTGACAATGCGCCGACACACCACAACATGTCTGAAAGAGTTCTACGTAACTGGCTTCCAACAGTAGGAATGGAATACTTATTCTTGCCCGCATACTCTCCAGATTTAAATCCAGCGGAACAATGTTTCCGTAAAGTAAAAAAACTGCTCAAATCGGATAGATTTGGCCCTGTATTACGACAAGATTTAAAAGTCGCAGTTTACAAAGCTTTCAATGAAATAACATTAATGGACACACGATCTTTTTTCAAGGCAACTGAATATATGAACATCTAA
- the LOC139522437 gene encoding uncharacterized protein — protein sequence MAFSKTIPNIGELDLKIRFEYYGKERCSAISIEFMQLSVGGYQGLEDVIRQIKYINRMPVIRVEYKDDEGDFVDLTPNNFTRFLRVVRALPVLSDFPVVNIRVSEGSSPFLQKQLSSDETKRYPTKSSRKELSFEKEDSETAVETTFDLFEYKSPIEYSLETLKEEMIEIETQVESAGEHLEHLNNKYANRNLNKGRGKQCSNCHLRLDHNMRNCTIDKCLTSEQCGDPSKHPDERSLMDSASEDLKRLEKELRNKTNEYDTRLKGLNSARSSFAQKIRGALINSKKDKYLVKTGSGMFVPKSGLVNQDIAKLEKHFHGKVPDNVSEMSKTFQSIIQNFDKKTFYTGASSIKNPARKTLEENNVFPVKFPVPSTCTVTSGTSSPASSGIETWPVISPPFVQQPMGPVILYQDGSTQSLSGAQGPFLCNWSGNMPTGMPCTPRQTKRPFEM from the exons ATGGCGTTTTCAAAAACCATCCCAAACATTGGTGAGCTTGATCTAAAAATTAGATTTGAATATTATGGAAAAGAGCGTTGCAGTGCAATATCCATTGAATTTATGCAACTATCCGTAGGCGGATATCAAGGTTTAGAGGACGTAATCCGACAAATTAAGTATATTAACCGGATGCCAGTTATAAGAGTTGAGTACAAAGATGACGAAGGGGATTTTGTGGATCTGACACCGAACAATTTTACAAGGTTCTTGCGTGTAGTAAGAGCTCTACCTGTATTAAGTGATTTTCCAGTTGTCAATATCCGTGTCTCAGAGGGATCCTCACCATTTCTGCAGAAACAGCTGTCTTCTGATGAAACGAAACGTTACCCGACTAAAAGCAGCCGTAAGGAGCTTTCATTCGAAAAGGAGGATAGCGAAACCGCCGTTGAAACGACTTTTGATCTTTTCGAATATAAATCACCAATTGAGTATTCCTTGGAAACATTGAAAGAAGAAATGATAGAAATCGAGACCCAAGTTGAAAGTGCAGGAGAACATCTCGAACATCTGAATAACAAGTATGCTAACCGTAATCTCAATAAAGGGAGAGGAAAGCAGTGTTCAAACTGTCACTTGCGTCTGGATCACAATATGAGAAACTGTACAATTGATAAATGTCTAACATCGGAACAATGTGGAGACCCTTCAAAACACCCCGACGAACGTTCATTGATGGACAGCGCATCAGAAGACTTGAAAAGGTTAGAGAAAGAACTGAGGAACAAGACAAATGAATACGATACTAGATTGAAAGGATTGAACAGTGCCAGGTCCAGCTTTGCACAAAAGATTCGTGGTGCCTTGATCAACAGCAAGAAAGACAAGTATCTAGTTAAAACTGGAAGCGGTATGTTTGTTCCTAAATCGGGGCTTGTTAATCAGGATATCGCAAAATTGGAGAAACATTTTCACGGGAAAGTTCCTGATAATGTGTCTGAAATGTCGAAAACGTTTCAGTccatcattcaaaattttgataaaaaaactttttatactGGCGCTTCTTCTATCAAAAATCCCGCTAGGAAAACATTAGAGGAGAACAATGTGTTTCCAGTAAAGTTTCCTGTACCAAGTACATGTACCGTAACATCAGGTACATCTTCACCAGCATCTAGTGGAATAGAAACTTGGCCAGTTATCTCGCCCCCCTTCGTCCAGCAACCTATGGGACCTGTTATTCTATATCAAGATGGTTCGACGCAGTCACTTTCTG GAGCTCAAGGTCCTTTCCTTTGCAATTGGTCAGGAAATATGCCAACAGGAATGCCATGCACACCACGACAAACCAAAAGACCTTTTGAGATGTAA
- the LOC139525113 gene encoding uncharacterized protein, with product MTIPGINQYLYDYDFMVPTDFESFISITVRTDAVDGFVLDGNFVNLKNIFSISEEEHHFGSFSIPISSGPHHINHREKARFGLWIYGNYTPYEAYGYPAGMAFKTYNSL from the coding sequence ATGACGATTCCCGGAATCAACCAGTACCTGTATGATTATGATTTCATGGTTCCAACAgattttgaaagttttatcaGCATTACAGTACGTACAGACGCAGTAGATGGCTTCGTACTTGACggtaattttgtaaatttgaaaaacattttcaGTATTTCTGAAGAGGAACATCACTTCGGTAGTTTTAGTATTCCAATATCTAGTGGACCACATCACATCAACCATAGAGAAAAGGCACGGTTTGGATTGTGGATTTACGGAAATTACACACCCTACGAAGCGTATGGATATCCAGCAGGAATGGCTTTCAAAACCTACAATTCACTATGA